Proteins encoded within one genomic window of Macrotis lagotis isolate mMagLag1 chromosome 3, bilby.v1.9.chrom.fasta, whole genome shotgun sequence:
- the LOC141516873 gene encoding olfactory receptor 10AG1-like: MAGTNLTTLVEFILLGFSDLPNFQGFLFGIFLMVYITILIGNGLIILVTKVSRTLHTPMYFFLGNFSFLEICYTSVTLPNMLANLWTNDRHISFLDCSIQLCFLLILGGTECLLLAVMAYDRYVAICKPLYYPLIMNHKVCVQLVVASWTTGIPVMIGQTYQVFSLPFCDSNKLNHVFCDIPPLLKLACSDTSVIELSVYVVAVLFVMIPFLWIIRSYVKIIITILKLPSNTGKHKAFSTCSSHLVVVVLFFGSATITYSRPKTNNSGGTNKILSLFYTIVTPMFNPMIYSLRNKEVIGALKQLLAK; the protein is encoded by the coding sequence ATGGCAGGAACAAATCTTACTACTTTAGTGGAATTCATTTTGCTTGGATTTTCTGACCTTCCCAATTTTCAAGGATTTTTGTTTGGCATTTTCTTAATGGTCTACATAACCATCCTCATAGGAAATGGACTTATAATTTTAGTAACCAAAGTTTCTCGAACTCTCCACactcccatgtattttttccttggGAACTTTTCTTTCTTGGAAATCTGCTACACGTCAGTCACCCTCCCCAATATGTTGGCAAATCTTTGGACAAATGATAGACATATTTCCTTTTTGGATTGTTCTATACAACTTTGTTTCCTTCTTATTCTTGGCGGCACCGAATGCTTACTCCTGGCTGTGATGGCCTACGACCGTTACGTGGCCATCTGTAAACCACTCTACTATCCTCTCATCATGAACCATAAGGTTTGTGTCCAACTTGTGGTTGCTTCCTGGACCACTGGAATCCCAGTTATGATTGGACAGacatatcaggttttttccctgcCTTTTTGTGATTCTAATAAACTTAATCATGTTTTCTGTGACATCCCCCCATTACTAAAATTGGCTTGTTCAGATACCTCTGTGATAGAACTCTCTGTCTATGTTGTTGCAGTGTTGTTTGTCATGATACCCTTTCTATGGATAATCAGATCCTATGTCAAAATCATTATTACCATCTTGAAGCTGCCATCAAACACAGGAAAACATAAAGCCTTCTCAACTTGTTCTTCCCATCTTGTAGTTGTAGTCTTATTTTTTGGGTCTGCTACAATTACGTATTCAAGACCCAAGACAAACAACTCAGGAGGAACCAACAAAatactctctcttttttataCCATTGTGACCCCAATGTTTAATCCCATGATATACAGCCTGAGAAATAAAGAAGTCATTGGTGCACTGAAGCAATTATTAGCCAAGTGA
- the LOC141516874 gene encoding olfactory receptor 10AG1-like produces the protein MVGRNLTILVEFILLGFSDLHKHQGILFGIFLIMYISILLGNGLIILITKIDSSLQTPMYFFLGNLSFLEICYTSVTLPRIMMSLWTKKINISFLNCALQLCLLLTLGGTECLLLAAMAYDRYVAICKPLYYSVIMNYKVCIQLVIGSWISTMLVVIGQTCQIFSLPFCGSNKLNHLFCDILPLLKLTCGETSINELFVYVVAVLFVMAPFLLIIWSYANIITTILNLPVGMGRSKAFSTCSSHLIVVVLFFGSATITYLRPKSAYAPGIDKVLSLFYTIVTPMFNPLIYGLRNKDVIAALRKILCK, from the coding sequence ATGGTAGGAAGAAATCTTACAATTTTGGTGGAATTTATTCTTCTGGGGTTTTCTGACTTACACAAACACCAAGGAAttctctttggaattttcttaatcATGTACATTAGTATTTTGTTAGGAAATGGCCTCATCATCCTAATAACTAAGATTGATTCAAGTCTTCAAACACCCATGTACTTTTTCCTTGggaatctttcttttttggaaatatgCTACACATCAGTTACTCTCCCAAGAATCATGATGAGTCTTTGgaccaagaaaataaatatttctttcttaaactGTGCTCTACAACTTTGCTTACTACTTACTTTAGGAGGCACTGAGTGTTTGCTCCTGGCTGCCATGGCATATGACCGCTATGTGGCTATTTGTAAGCCTCTCTACTACTCTGTGATTATGAACTACAAGGTGTGCATCCAACTGGTCATTGGCTCATGGATCAGTACAATGTTAGTTGTGATAGGACAGACTTGTCAGATTTTCTCTCTGCCCTTCTGTGGTTCTAACAAACTCAATCATCTTTTCTGTGACATTCTTCCATTACTGAAGTTGACCTGTGGGGAGACCTctataaatgaattatttgtcTATGTTGTGGCTGTACTGTTCGTAATGGCACCTTTTCTCTTGATAATTTGGTCCTATGCTAATATTATTACCACCATTCTGAATCTTCCAGTGGGCATGGGGAGATCCAAAGCCTTTTCTACATGCTCATCCCATCTCATCGTTGTGGTCTTATTCTTTGGTTCTGCTACCATAACATATTTAAGACCTAAGTCTGCATACGCCCCAGGAATAGACAAGGTGCTCTCACTATTCTATACCATTGTGACTCCAATGTTTAACCCTTTGATATATGGCCTAAGGAATAAGGATGTCATTGCTGCATTGAGgaaaattttatgtaaatga